Part of the Sphingobacterium sp. LZ7M1 genome, CATAGATATCACTGATGGCATTTGGATTTTTCTTCCTTCCCCCAATGACATAGACCTTGTCCTTCCCATTGCCAAGCACAACAGCATGACTTACTGGATAGGGCAGTTTCATATATTCTATCCAATTTGCAGTGGAATCATCCAATTTCAGGGAATAAACCCGATCAGAGACCGATTCTGCATTTTCACCACCAATAAAGAAGATTTCGTTGGTACCTGCTGCCAAACCGGCATTGGTCAAAGCCACTGGCAAGGGTTTTAAGTATTTCTTTTCCAGTTTACCTCTTTCGGATAATTCATATTTGGCAACTTGATCAATTGGACCGATTTCATTTTCTCCGCCAGCAATATAGATGGCATCTGGAAGACTGAGATTGGCAGAATAGGCAATCCCAGTTTCAAGATTAAATATGGTATCCAGCTTTATGCTTGACCCTGAAATGGAAAAGATATATCCTTGAGATTGGTAAACTTTCTTTCCTCCATCCCAAGGCAATCCATCGGGGAAATTAGCACCAGCTGCCACAATCAGTTTGTCCTGAAGGATACCTGTTATTGGTCCTGCGACCCCTATATTTTTTGATCCAGAAATCGCAGGCAAATGACTTGCTTCTTCCCATACTAATCCAGACTTGCTCTGCAAACCAGAACAACCAACCACTAAAACCGCCATAGATAATATTGCCTTAGTCCGCATTAATTAATTGACTTAAAGGAATCAAAGCCCAATGCCGCAACATCAGCTTTGAACAACTCAAAATTCTCTTTTGACATATTGGCTATCGGTAAACGGAATTCTCCACAATCCAGGTCCACTAATTTCATGTAAGCCTTTCCTGTTGCAATACCACCATATTTACCTAACAGACGGATCATATCAATGGATTTCTGCTGCAATTTATTGGCTTCCTCAAAATTACCTTGGTCATATGCCGCTATCAGATCATTGTATAATGGAGCCGCATAATTGTAGGTACTTCCTACCGCACCTTTTGTTCCTAATACCAAAGAGGACAACATGTTTTCATCACGCCCCCAAAGCATATCGTACTTTCCATTTTTATGATTTAAACAAGACAAGAAATCCATAAAATCTTCATGCGTATATTTGATGCCTTTGAAGGTTGGAATCATATTATCCACAGCTTCCAATAGATCGATCATATTGTAGTTTCCACCGGTAAGCACTGGAATATGGTAATAATAAAATGCGGTATTTGGTGCAGCGGCAGCTATTTCCTGACAGCATTTCGCCAATTGCTGCACATTTGCAGGTTTGAAATAATAAGGGGAAGTAAAGGAAATGGCATCTGCTCCTTCTTGCTCAGAGATCACTGCCAATTGCTTACATTCCTTGACATTCGTACCGCCTAAAAACATAATCAGGGCGAAATCTGGATCGGCTTTTGTCAATGCTGTCCAGGCCTTCAATACTTGCACTTTTTCATCAAAGGTCAAGGATACCCCTTCACCAGTCGAGCCACAGATAAAAGCTCCTTTCACATTATTCTTTTTAAGCGACTGATAATAAGCAGGAATCAGGTCTAGGTTCAGTTCACCGTTTGGATCAAATGCCGTAAATGGAGCGGCAATTAATCCTTCAATTTTGTTTGTTAGCATATACAAATTATTAAAAACTAGATAGCCTATCCTGCTGGGCAGGATAGGTTTATATTAAATTTAACATTAAGTTCCTGAATATCCAGGATTTTGGTCTCCATCTAACTTCGGATCCGCCGATAGCGTTCCAAGGTCAATAGGCCAAAGAATTTTATGTTTTTGGGAATCATTGTTGTCCAACACCCCAACCAAATTCAGGTCCTTACGAAAAACCAATGGCGTTCCTGAGGCATCTTGCATGCGGCGTAGATCATACCAACGCTTACCCTCTGAAACAAACTCCTTGGTCCTCTCATAAAAAATGGCAAGTTCATTGGCTTCAAACCCTCCGTTTACAAATTGTGGAGCCGAACCTTTATAAGCCCTGTTTCGCACCAACATGATTTCATTAGTCGGATCTTGCCCCAATTTATTCTTGATTTCTGCCAATAACAGATAAGCATCGGCTAAGCGGTAAATCGGATAGTCATCTGAATAGCTTCGTACGCCTTCCACAATGGTACCCAAGAATTTACGGAGTACCACTGCATGCACATCGCCCTTGTTAAAGTTTAAGAAAGTTGCATTGGCTCTGCTATCTGCTGCTTCATACAGTTGATATAGGCCATATTTGTATTCATAACGGATAATGCCCGTATTGGAAATTTTCAAAGGATCTGCTGGAATGGCCTCACCTTTATCATCTACGTAGCCTGAAATATCATCACTCTGTGCATACAGAAAGTTATTGAAGAAACTGGTCGCCTCACCATATTGGTACCTCAAAGTAAAAATGGTTTCCGAATTTCCTTTATTGGCAGCTGAACTTGCCGTCGCAAAGACATTCGCATAATCATTGACTAGGGTGAATTTTGGTATTACGGCCTCTACAGCAGCTTTTGCAGTCTGAAGATCTTGTGCAGTACTTGCCGGAGCATTTCCGTCAATCTTTACCTTGGCGGACCATAGATACACCTCCGTTTTCAACATCTGTGTCGCAGCCAAGGACCACTGCGCTTTTTGGCTTAGGATATTATAGTCATTGTTGAAACTAGAAACTGATTTTTCAACGTCCGCTTTAATAAAGTCTAAGGTTTCTTTTTCCGTTTTACTACGGGAAGTGTACAACTCTTCAGCTGAACTCGGTGCCTGATTGGCTACCTTCGCTTCAGCAACCAAAGGAACCCTTCCCCAAGTCCGGAACAGATTGAAATAATAGAAAGCACGCAATCCATAGGCCTGCCCTAAATAATATCCTTTCTCCGCATCTGACAGGTAGGTTGCCGATTCCACTTGGAATATAAAGTTATTGATCTGGAAGATCTGTCCATAAAGGTTGGCCCAGCTGCTAAAACCAGGACTGCTTTCACGCACATCTTGGATGATGATCGAACTCGAGTTTAGGGATGCAGTACCTGTAAAACTGGTTCCATCTCGCAAAGTTCCACCTCTTAACTCTCCAAAACTCCATAAGGTTTGCTGCGCATTTCTTAATTGGCTATGGATACCAACCATTGCTCCTTTTACTTGATCCTGTGTTTTCCAGAAAGATCCACTTGCGAAATAATCCTCTGGGGTTAAATCCAATTCCATCTTGCTACAAGAGGAAAATGTTATGCTCGTTGCCGCTATTGCTAAGGCTATTAATATCTTTTTCATGACTTAAGTTTTAAAAGGTTAATTGAAGACCAAAAATGACCGTTCTTGGTAGTGGGTAACCACCCCCTCCCTGTCCAATCGACCCACTTTCCGCAGAAAACAGGGTATTGGCTGTCCAGTATTGAAGGTTCTGTCCGGTTACTGAAACACTTAAATCTTCCATCTTGATCTTGTTCGCCAAAGATCTCGGTAAACGATATGCCAAGGAAATCTCCCGGAATGCCAAATAATTACCTTTATTGTAGAACATGCTACTTTCTCGACTGGTATTGTTCTTGAACAATTGGTCCGCCCAGTAATAGGTTGGATATTTTGCGTTCGTGTTTTCTGGGCTATAGGTATCCAATACTTCCGTGGTCGTATTGAACGTTCCTTGCATCATCCCCAAAAACCAAGCTCTTGGTCCATCATAGGCAACATAGCCCAATGCATAATCAAATCTTGCACTCAAGGAAAAATCCTTGTAAGTGGAATAAAGACCAAATCCTCCAGTCCAACGTGGTACGGTATTCCCCATGTAAACCCTATCGTAGGAATTGATGATGCCATCATTATTGACATCTCTCCACATCACGTCCCCTAAGGCCAATGGATAATGCAGGGCTTTCTCTGAAGCCGTCATCGCATTGAACACATCCGGATGCACCAAGGTTCTCGCTCCGATCAAATCCTTTAGCTGCAGGGCATAATTATCCAGGTCCTGTTGAGTACGGATAATGCCCAAGGCCTCGTATGCATAAGCCACATTCGGATCCTGTCCTTCTTGTAGGCCTCCAACCCATTCTAATTCCATGGTACTTGGGTTATAGACTTGGAAACCATTCTGACGGTTGTTCTCAACCCCATTATATGGCAGCTTTAAGATCTTGTTCTTGTTGTAGGCAGTATTCCAGTTGAAGCTCAAGGTAAAATCATTTGCACGGATCGCTTGGTAATTTAAGTCTATCTCTACCCCTTGGTTTTGCATGTCACCATTGTTGGTCGTAATGGAAGTAAATCCTGCTGACGCTGGCAACAACAAGGTTGCGATTTTATCCGAAGTCGTTCTATGATAATAGGATACCGATAGATCTAACCTATTTAACAATCTGGTTTCTAAACCTACTTCTTTGGTAATCAAACTCTCCCATTTCAGGTTAGGCACGGCTAGGTCCGTCATTAAAAATCCAACTTGGTTGTCGTAATTGTGTTTATAGAGTAGGGATCCATTGGGGTTATAGGTCGAAGAATTATATACCCCTTGCAAAGCATAAGCTCCAATGCCGCCAATATTTCCGTTCGCACCATAACTAGCCCTTAATTTTAAGGTGTTGACCACTTGGTCAGTGCCCATAATATTGGCGAAGAAGTCTTCATTATGAAGGTTCCAACCTAATGACACCCCTGGGAAAGTTCCCCAACGATTATTCAATAGGTTTGAATAGCCATCACGACGCAAGGTCAAGGTCATTAGATAGCGTTGGTCATAATCATAGTTCAAACGTCCGAAAAACGAAGTGATCCTATTACGGACATGGTAAGAATCGATACCACGACGGTTTGCTTCGGTACTGGTCAAACCTAGATCCATGAAGTCATCCGATGGTGCACCTGAACCCGATGCTGAAAATCCTGTATTGTAGGAATCAAAGAATTCCCATCCTGCCATGGCATCAAAATTATGTTTCTCGCCAAAGGTGTTTTTATAGTTTAAAACCGCATTATAGGTTTGGTTCAAAATCTTGTCATAGCTTGCCGATGAGTTTCGAGTTCGCACCCAGTTACCTGGACTGGCTAAATAATCCCTGTTGAAGGATTCATTGTTGGTTTGGTTGATAAACCAGTTACCACTTGTTCTCAAGCTCAGCCCTTCATAAAGGTCAATGACAAAAGCTTGGGACATCGTAAATTTCTGGTTTTGGTTATTGCGGATAAAACGATCATTGTTTACCGCTGGGTTACCATCTTGCCAGTCACGGCCAACCAAAAGATCTCCATTTGCGTTAAAGCCACGCATGGTTGGAGGAGCCCCCAAAGCACGGGTCATATAATTACCTTCCCCATTGATGGCATCTCTCCATTTGGTATTCGCGAAATTCAAGCCTGAATTGGAAGTAATCCAAGGTTTGATTTTGTAATCACCATTTAGGATAAAGGTCAAACGATCATAATTGGTTCCAATTGGCACCCCTTGCTCATAGTATTTACCCAAACTTGCATAGTATTTACTCTTATCATTTCCCCCCTGCACGGCAAGGTTATAATCTTGGGTCAGGGCATTTTTGCGCAATGCATAATCGGTATAATCAAAATCTTTATAGATCAATTCTTTCCCTGTAACAGGATCGATCATGGTTTGGTACCCTTGGCCCAATAATTCCCTGTTGGAATCATCCAAGAACATGGTACTCCAAACGGCATTGCTCACCTTGTTTCCATCTAATATATTGCCCTGATCATCCTTATACTTGTTCCCAGTACCAAAAGGACCCACTGAAGTCAATTGGTTCAACTGGTTGGGTTGGTACATGCCAGAGGTCTGCACCCCTTTTCTCGACCAGTACAAATAGTCCTTGGCATCCAAGAACTCAAAAGGGATATTCAAGGAATTGACCCCGATCTTAGATTTCAGCGAAATATTGGACACGCCATCTTTACCACGTTTTGTGGTAATCAATACCACCCCGTTTGATGCTCTAGCACCATAAATAGCCGTGGCAGATGCATCCTTTAATACGTCGATGGACTCAATGTCATCTTGGTTGATATCGGAGAAACCCGAACGGATCAAACCATCCACGATCACCAACGGGGATCCTCCGCCCCCATAGGTTGTTCCTCCACGCAATACGATGTTTGGAACTGAACCCGGACGACCAGAAGTCTGTTGAACACGTAGGCCAGGAATGGTTCCTGCCAATGCCGATGCTGGGTTAGAACGAACTCCAGTCTCTAAAACGCGCTTGTCCAATCTGGACACAGAACCCGTCAGGTTTGATTTCTTAATGCTACCATAGCCTAAAACCACGACTTCTTCTAGATCTTCTCCTGTTGGGTTTAATGAAATCCTTACCGAACCTAGGTTCGCTAAGGTTAGTTTGTGTGATTGATATCCGATTGAAGAAAATGCTATGACATCCGATACTTTAGCTTGAACGCTAAACTCTCCCTGTTCGTCGGTCTTTGTAACATGTCCTTGGGTTTGATTGGAAACTGTCACCCCTACAAGTGGATTTCCTTCTGGGTCTGTAACCGTTCCATTTAAAGCAGTTTGCGAAAATGCTGCGAGGTTGAGGCAGCACAAAAAGGCCAACAAGAGGACCCTCCGCAAAGATTGATCATATAGGTTTTTCATAATAGATGAATAATTAAATTGGATTATGTTATACATAATAATTATTCAAATGTAATACATAATGTTTTACAACCAAACATTTTTTTAATAATATTGTAACATTAAATTAAACCTTCATAGCAAACCTATGGATCAGCAGAACCCTTCAATGGAAAAATTAGGCAGTATTGACACCTCAAGCCTCGTCGATAAAGCGGAAGTAAGGATTATTCAATTTATTCAGGACAATAAGTTGAACGTGGGCGATGTATTGCCTAAGGAATTAGATTTGGCGGATAGCCTAGGTGTGAGCAGGACAGTTGTTAGGGAGGCCCTATTAAGGCTTAAGACCATTGGTTTGATCGAATCCATCAAGCATAAAGGTGCCGTACTTAGAAATCCCGATGTCTTGGGTTCATTGAGAAAGGTATTCCACCCTTCTATCTTAGATAATGAAACCTTGAAGGATATGTTTGAAATGAGATTGGCCCTAGAAGTAGGTATGGCTGATTTTATTGTCAATAATATCACCGATGAGGATATTGTTGAACTGGAAAAGATAGCGAACGAAATAGTTTCCGGTGATACCGCTAATCCTTGGCATGTAGAGGATGAGATCCGTTTTCACGGGAAGCTGTACAAGATATCTAAAAACAAGATCTTATTGGAATTGCAGGAAATGCTATTTCCTATTTTTCAGTATGTACATCAAAGCGGCTTATTGGAAAAAGACATCATGAAGGGAGATTTTATCTCGCACAAAGAATTGGTCCAAGTATTGAAATTAAGGGATGCTGAAGCCTATCGAGATGCTATCAGAAAACACCTAAACAACCATTTTGCAAGGATTCTAGGTTAAGAAATTGGCAATTAACCTTTAACCAGTTCAAAAATGGTGATTTCAGGCGCAATACCGACACGCCCTGGGTAACCCAAGAAACCATATCCTGTATTGACATAAAGTTGAGAGGCTCCTTGTCTATAGAGACCCGCCCATTCTTTATAGATATATTTTGCTGGACTCCATTGGAAGTTTTCACCGCGGACCCCAAATTGCATTCCATGGGTATGGCCTGCAAACATAACGTCCACATCGGTTTCCAATACCTGTGCACGCCAATGAGATGGGTCATGCGACAATAATAATTTAACTGCCTTATCTTCTGTACCTAACAAGGCTTTCGGAAGATTTCCTTTTTTGGGGAATCGACCTGTACCCCAGTTCTGCACACCGACGATGGAGATCTCTTCGTTACCTATTTTCAAGGTACGGTTCTCATCCATCAAAAGATCCCAACCCATCACTTTATGGGTTTCGATCAGATCTTGCAGGTTTTTACGTTTAGCTGGCGAATCACCGGGACCAAAGTAATAATCGCCATAATCATGGTTTCCTAAGGTGGAATAAACCCCGAGGTCCGCTTTGACATGTGCAAAGATATCTTGGTAATCACGCATTTCAGAGGCTACATTGTTCACCAGATCGCCTGTAAAGAAGATGGCATCTGGTTTTTGTGCCAATAAAAGCTCAACGCCGCCCATAACGGCTTTTTTATTATAGAAAGAACCCGAGTGTACATCCGATATCTGTCCGATCGTCATTCCATGGAATTCCTTCGGTAAGTTCGGTAGCACCAATTTCTGGCGTCTAACCCGGTAATCATAAGCAGTGGAAATAACGCCCCAAGCCAAAGGAACCATGGGAAGGGCAGCCACGATGATCCCTGATTTTAACAGGAAATCTGAACGGGATATCCCTTTTTTGGGCACCTCCGGTAATGGCTCTTCTAAAGTCTCAATCCTTTCTTCCAGATCCTTGCCTTTGCCCCTAGAGAATAGACGTCCGACCCAAATCCCCCCTCTTCGTAAATCATCGACGATCAAGACGATAGCGTAGACAAACTTGCTGACGGCAGTCAGGAAAAAGGCTACTAATATTATGGAACGGATAGAAAGCGGAATGTTATATTGAAATGAAATAAATAATCCTACCAGCAAAGACAGTGAATAGCCCCACCATAGGATGGTAAACCACCTTGTCTTGATAAATCTAATATTCGTTGCCCTTAGCGCAAAAAATATGTAGAAGTCTAATAAGAATAATATTACTGCATTTAATTTTAACATCTTAATTTCCGTTTTCCAACACCATTCGTTTCAAGGCTTCGATCCACTTCGGATTGCCGTTCAGGCTCTCCACCATGTGGACCTCTTCTCCGCCCATTTCTTTAAACTCATTGGCGTATTCAACCTGTATCTCATCCAACGTTTCAATACAATCGGCAACAAATGCCGGACTGAACACCAAGAGTTTTTTCTTCCCTTCTTTTGCCAAATTATGCAGTGTATCTGAAGTATATGGTTGAATCCAAGGGGTCTTCCCTAGTCGTGACTGAAAACAAACCGTATATTTCTCCTCAGGTATATTCAACTTTTCTACGATTGCACGCGTGGTTGCATAACATTGCGACAAATAGCAAAAGGAGTTCAATTCTTTCTTGCAAGAATCGCACCCAAAATCAGGACACTTCAATTCGCCCTTAGGATCCACTTTTCCTAACTGTCGAACTGGCAGTCCATGGTAACTGAACAGGAAATGATCATATTCGCTCAAGTCATGTTTATGCGCATGTTCTGCGATAACGTCTACCATTAATGGATTGTCGCAATAACTACTAACGAAACTTACCTTCGGAAAGTATTGCCAACTGCGCATCAATTCCATGACACGGTCGATGACCGAACCGGTCGTAGCCGATGCATATTGTGGGAAAAGCGGGATGACAATAATGGAATCCAAGAACATACTTTCCAGATTCTTCAGTGCATTAGGAATCGAAGGTTCCTGATAACGCATGGCCAATTCCACATGATATTCATCACCGAGTTCCTGCTGCAGCATCTGCTGTTGCAATTCACTGTAGTACATTAAAGGGGATCCGGTTTCCTCACTCCAGATGGTAGAATAGGTATGAGCAGATTTTGAAGCTCTTTTAGGAACAATAATTCCCTTGACCAACAAGGTTCTTGAAACAAAAGGAATATCCATCACGCGTGGATCCATTAAAAACTCTGTTAGGTATTTCTTTACTTCACCGGTAGTCGGTGAATTAGGGGTACCCAACTGGACCAACAATACACCCTTTTTAGCTTTTTTACTCATACTAAACACAAAATTAGGCAATATTTATAGCAATACAGGCGCAATGGTAGATTTCAATGGCCTGAATCAATGAATTTTAAATTGAAATGACGATTAATAGGATTCGATGGTTTCCTTTACTTTCTTCATTAACCACATTGGAGTCGATGTAGCTCCGCAGATACCGATGGTCTCATTGTCTGCGAATGAATGGGCATCCAATTCCTCCGGATCTGAAATAAAGTAGG contains:
- a CDS encoding dihydrodipicolinate synthase family protein, coding for MLTNKIEGLIAAPFTAFDPNGELNLDLIPAYYQSLKKNNVKGAFICGSTGEGVSLTFDEKVQVLKAWTALTKADPDFALIMFLGGTNVKECKQLAVISEQEGADAISFTSPYYFKPANVQQLAKCCQEIAAAAPNTAFYYYHIPVLTGGNYNMIDLLEAVDNMIPTFKGIKYTHEDFMDFLSCLNHKNGKYDMLWGRDENMLSSLVLGTKGAVGSTYNYAAPLYNDLIAAYDQGNFEEANKLQQKSIDMIRLLGKYGGIATGKAYMKLVDLDCGEFRLPIANMSKENFELFKADVAALGFDSFKSIN
- a CDS encoding RagB/SusD family nutrient uptake outer membrane protein, which encodes MKKILIALAIAATSITFSSCSKMELDLTPEDYFASGSFWKTQDQVKGAMVGIHSQLRNAQQTLWSFGELRGGTLRDGTSFTGTASLNSSSIIIQDVRESSPGFSSWANLYGQIFQINNFIFQVESATYLSDAEKGYYLGQAYGLRAFYYFNLFRTWGRVPLVAEAKVANQAPSSAEELYTSRSKTEKETLDFIKADVEKSVSSFNNDYNILSQKAQWSLAATQMLKTEVYLWSAKVKIDGNAPASTAQDLQTAKAAVEAVIPKFTLVNDYANVFATASSAANKGNSETIFTLRYQYGEATSFFNNFLYAQSDDISGYVDDKGEAIPADPLKISNTGIIRYEYKYGLYQLYEAADSRANATFLNFNKGDVHAVVLRKFLGTIVEGVRSYSDDYPIYRLADAYLLLAEIKNKLGQDPTNEIMLVRNRAYKGSAPQFVNGGFEANELAIFYERTKEFVSEGKRWYDLRRMQDASGTPLVFRKDLNLVGVLDNNDSQKHKILWPIDLGTLSADPKLDGDQNPGYSGT
- a CDS encoding SusC/RagA family TonB-linked outer membrane protein is translated as MKNLYDQSLRRVLLLAFLCCLNLAAFSQTALNGTVTDPEGNPLVGVTVSNQTQGHVTKTDEQGEFSVQAKVSDVIAFSSIGYQSHKLTLANLGSVRISLNPTGEDLEEVVVLGYGSIKKSNLTGSVSRLDKRVLETGVRSNPASALAGTIPGLRVQQTSGRPGSVPNIVLRGGTTYGGGGSPLVIVDGLIRSGFSDINQDDIESIDVLKDASATAIYGARASNGVVLITTKRGKDGVSNISLKSKIGVNSLNIPFEFLDAKDYLYWSRKGVQTSGMYQPNQLNQLTSVGPFGTGNKYKDDQGNILDGNKVSNAVWSTMFLDDSNRELLGQGYQTMIDPVTGKELIYKDFDYTDYALRKNALTQDYNLAVQGGNDKSKYYASLGKYYEQGVPIGTNYDRLTFILNGDYKIKPWITSNSGLNFANTKWRDAINGEGNYMTRALGAPPTMRGFNANGDLLVGRDWQDGNPAVNNDRFIRNNQNQKFTMSQAFVIDLYEGLSLRTSGNWFINQTNNESFNRDYLASPGNWVRTRNSSASYDKILNQTYNAVLNYKNTFGEKHNFDAMAGWEFFDSYNTGFSASGSGAPSDDFMDLGLTSTEANRRGIDSYHVRNRITSFFGRLNYDYDQRYLMTLTLRRDGYSNLLNNRWGTFPGVSLGWNLHNEDFFANIMGTDQVVNTLKLRASYGANGNIGGIGAYALQGVYNSSTYNPNGSLLYKHNYDNQVGFLMTDLAVPNLKWESLITKEVGLETRLLNRLDLSVSYYHRTTSDKIATLLLPASAGFTSITTNNGDMQNQGVEIDLNYQAIRANDFTLSFNWNTAYNKNKILKLPYNGVENNRQNGFQVYNPSTMELEWVGGLQEGQDPNVAYAYEALGIIRTQQDLDNYALQLKDLIGARTLVHPDVFNAMTASEKALHYPLALGDVMWRDVNNDGIINSYDRVYMGNTVPRWTGGFGLYSTYKDFSLSARFDYALGYVAYDGPRAWFLGMMQGTFNTTTEVLDTYSPENTNAKYPTYYWADQLFKNNTSRESSMFYNKGNYLAFREISLAYRLPRSLANKIKMEDLSVSVTGQNLQYWTANTLFSAESGSIGQGGGGYPLPRTVIFGLQLTF
- a CDS encoding FadR/GntR family transcriptional regulator — its product is MDQQNPSMEKLGSIDTSSLVDKAEVRIIQFIQDNKLNVGDVLPKELDLADSLGVSRTVVREALLRLKTIGLIESIKHKGAVLRNPDVLGSLRKVFHPSILDNETLKDMFEMRLALEVGMADFIVNNITDEDIVELEKIANEIVSGDTANPWHVEDEIRFHGKLYKISKNKILLELQEMLFPIFQYVHQSGLLEKDIMKGDFISHKELVQVLKLRDAEAYRDAIRKHLNNHFARILG
- a CDS encoding metallophosphoesterase, with translation MLKLNAVILFLLDFYIFFALRATNIRFIKTRWFTILWWGYSLSLLVGLFISFQYNIPLSIRSIILVAFFLTAVSKFVYAIVLIVDDLRRGGIWVGRLFSRGKGKDLEERIETLEEPLPEVPKKGISRSDFLLKSGIIVAALPMVPLAWGVISTAYDYRVRRQKLVLPNLPKEFHGMTIGQISDVHSGSFYNKKAVMGGVELLLAQKPDAIFFTGDLVNNVASEMRDYQDIFAHVKADLGVYSTLGNHDYGDYYFGPGDSPAKRKNLQDLIETHKVMGWDLLMDENRTLKIGNEEISIVGVQNWGTGRFPKKGNLPKALLGTEDKAVKLLLSHDPSHWRAQVLETDVDVMFAGHTHGMQFGVRGENFQWSPAKYIYKEWAGLYRQGASQLYVNTGYGFLGYPGRVGIAPEITIFELVKG
- the hemH gene encoding ferrochelatase — translated: MSKKAKKGVLLVQLGTPNSPTTGEVKKYLTEFLMDPRVMDIPFVSRTLLVKGIIVPKRASKSAHTYSTIWSEETGSPLMYYSELQQQMLQQELGDEYHVELAMRYQEPSIPNALKNLESMFLDSIIVIPLFPQYASATTGSVIDRVMELMRSWQYFPKVSFVSSYCDNPLMVDVIAEHAHKHDLSEYDHFLFSYHGLPVRQLGKVDPKGELKCPDFGCDSCKKELNSFCYLSQCYATTRAIVEKLNIPEEKYTVCFQSRLGKTPWIQPYTSDTLHNLAKEGKKKLLVFSPAFVADCIETLDEIQVEYANEFKEMGGEEVHMVESLNGNPKWIEALKRMVLENGN